From the genome of Methanobrevibacter smithii ATCC 35061, one region includes:
- a CDS encoding helix-turn-helix domain-containing protein codes for MSGKSKINVFNKMTKTALDEEISTYVAYHRYYQRLIAVKIVSEGNTIADAANILGKSYQTVHRWIKTCESEGLEGLKPSFGGGRPSKLTYDQLIELDKIIEKTPNMSMKDVHLLVNEKFNADYSLKQIGKIVRKLGYNYSKAYPKFSKSPEDAEEQLKKT; via the coding sequence ATGTCAGGAAAATCTAAAATTAATGTTTTTAACAAAATGACAAAAACTGCTTTGGATGAAGAAATAAGTACTTATGTGGCATATCATAGATACTATCAGCGGTTAATTGCAGTTAAAATAGTTAGTGAAGGAAATACAATTGCAGATGCGGCAAATATATTGGGAAAATCATATCAAACAGTTCATAGATGGATAAAAACTTGTGAATCTGAAGGATTAGAAGGTTTAAAACCATCATTTGGTGGTGGAAGGCCATCAAAATTAACTTATGATCAATTGATTGAATTAGATAAAATCATTGAAAAAACACCAAATATGTCAATGAAAGATGTACATCTTCTTGTTAATGAAAAATTCAATGCAGATTATAGTTTAAAGCAAATAGGAAAAATTGTGAGAAAATTAGGATACAATTACAGCAAAGCATATCCTAAATTTTCAAAATCACCTGAAGATGCAGAAGAACAATTAAAAAAAACTTAG
- a CDS encoding right-handed parallel beta-helix repeat-containing protein: protein MSNFKPILILSLFVLFMVSLGAISAEDVNVTVISDSQVDNSVYVDSNIVANGNGTIDNPISNIKNAVDLANNDSTIYLKGGNYSGVENNGIIINKTLTITSCDGLAIINGDYKDYIFYIGDKGCLTLKNISFANTNYLNVKTYGAIINYGNLTVENSFFDNATGLRAGIILNYGNLTVTNSEFKNNTAKYYGGAITNFGFANIVNSLFESNTAAEGEAILNSYDMFISNSRFVNNNISSSKYQDAESLIDISSSYFMENSGIFVKDSGIHIKESYLTLINTTNSIVDISYSFINTYDFINSKINVDDNLWCSNENIPKQANRWLIMTFTDKNTGSSIIPSKTVTDVLVSFKTCNGKSTYSLPSSVNLPHVYIQLEADNGKFKENGGFLVNNVFSTTYYGNSKDTLLFAMIDDYFATLTVGSGVNNGKIYVSNSGSDEKGDGSINNPYKSLVKAVNVALNGDTILIAKGSYYGWNNSGLLINKTLTFSSYNGEVILYRDNFHTMFTVTLRGNLNLMKLTLTAEDKSKFFPLVNNSGKTIIDNCIIKNIDGGDKYKYKSYQALSYQYYSNQSVIYTSNDLFINNSLFTDLEDIVIRSYFYTGDNYFKHFDVNIENSVFTNCKGYAWETVWDSQTYADKLDVVSPSFIINVGAENVLINNCTFKNNLASVMRVNASKSFLVNASKFINNRGSIYSLTNGVMNNTLISEDNGPVLRFVTGHTLSIIRNMQNVINSNFTKNNDVIINTWYSYSDNVYLYNCSFWNNSNNHAQGYGNTSGKGLILNGGNMTVDYCTFENNSVFYGGVFYNDGTAMGAGGIYYSTLNITRSVFYKNNAVLGKDIFHRGGNLVVSDCWWGSNRGPNDANIYNAAGSVEVKNWVILTFDIQDNTLIASLNKVTDNKSNIYNISGNLPSRIAIFNSSMVKINPNVIPLINNQAKVNISFNGEDISATVSIDNQTISLIFYNKNTIIDLKDIIVYGKGTAYSFVLKSVNGYVISNKTVNLLILNGTDVYQNHTLITNSFGVASLILNCSMGNYTFKASYKGDDYFKPVQNSANLVVMPYYTSVFVKSNQTFYGNGNFLYMYLYDNLGDAVVNQIVLFTITSSNGIVYKKYALTNWEGQAGFYLNLSGGNYNVNVSYSGDNWHYGSSSTGLFNILSIGTNVIIEQSLFNGRGNTLTVLLRDNNYRVLFNETLSITLSDGKIAQTFDVTTNENGRAGIIVNLLPGKYNVYVKYGGDKLNFASSSEGDLIINPVGTQISADSVVIFNRTVNNYLVKLTDIYGRLLVNETVVITSISQSTGVKQIFKVKTNDEGIANLTCKLDIGYYLLKVNFEDNEWYGGSNYASTLIVADTVSDFNPYATILVANDFNKYYKNATQYVVRLQDIYGNPISDMDVVICVNGVNYNRITNSSGEAKLNINLYPGMYYVSTSFGGCGNWTKSFVNSSVTVLSQIISHDLTKILRNGSQFIVKFVDNAGNPIGGKTIDISINGIVYSRITNSSGEAKLNINLNPGKYEVITSCGDFVNHNMVNVLSNIESDDLSMYYKDGSKFKVVIYDSEGKVKPNATVKFTINGVSYVKTTDNDGIAALSINLNSNIYTITTEYNGVVNTNQIWIYNMAVNIGAVNETVERGNSFCVKLSDVNGNVLSGGQVTFKVNGVSYIKQVNETGYAKLNINLNPGVYKIITAFSIRNYEDKLVYNTLNVTSH, encoded by the coding sequence ATGAGCAATTTTAAACCAATTTTAATTTTGTCTTTATTTGTATTATTTATGGTTTCATTAGGAGCTATATCTGCTGAAGATGTAAATGTTACAGTTATAAGTGATTCTCAAGTAGATAATTCAGTATATGTTGATTCAAATATAGTTGCTAATGGAAATGGGACTATTGATAATCCTATAAGTAATATTAAAAATGCTGTTGATTTAGCAAATAATGATTCTACAATTTATCTTAAAGGTGGAAATTATTCTGGTGTAGAAAATAATGGGATAATCATTAATAAAACATTAACTATTACTTCTTGTGATGGACTGGCTATTATTAATGGTGATTATAAAGATTATATATTTTACATTGGAGATAAAGGTTGTTTAACTTTAAAAAACATTAGCTTTGCTAATACAAATTATTTAAATGTTAAAACATATGGAGCTATTATAAATTATGGTAATCTTACTGTGGAAAATAGTTTCTTTGATAATGCAACTGGTTTAAGAGCAGGTATTATATTAAATTATGGAAATTTAACTGTTACTAATTCTGAATTTAAGAATAATACTGCAAAATATTATGGTGGAGCTATAACCAACTTTGGTTTTGCAAATATTGTTAATTCATTATTTGAATCCAACACTGCTGCTGAAGGTGAGGCTATTTTAAACAGTTATGACATGTTTATTTCAAATTCAAGATTTGTTAATAATAATATTTCATCAAGTAAATATCAGGATGCTGAAAGTTTAATAGATATTTCATCTTCATACTTTATGGAAAATTCAGGTATCTTTGTTAAAGATAGTGGTATACATATTAAAGAATCTTATTTGACTTTAATTAATACAACAAACTCTATTGTTGATATTAGCTATTCATTTATCAATACTTATGATTTTATTAACTCAAAAATCAATGTTGATGATAATTTATGGTGTTCTAATGAAAACATTCCTAAACAAGCTAATAGATGGTTAATAATGACTTTTACTGATAAAAATACTGGAAGTTCCATAATTCCATCTAAAACCGTTACTGATGTTTTAGTTAGTTTTAAAACATGTAATGGAAAATCTACATATAGTTTGCCTTCTAGTGTTAATTTACCTCATGTTTATATTCAACTTGAAGCAGATAATGGTAAATTTAAAGAAAATGGTGGATTTTTAGTAAATAATGTATTTTCAACTACTTATTATGGTAATTCTAAAGACACATTATTATTTGCAATGATTGATGATTATTTTGCTACTTTAACAGTGGGATCTGGTGTTAATAATGGGAAAATATATGTTTCAAATTCAGGTTCTGATGAAAAAGGAGATGGATCTATTAATAATCCATATAAGTCATTAGTTAAAGCAGTTAATGTAGCTTTAAATGGTGACACTATTTTGATTGCAAAAGGAAGTTATTATGGTTGGAATAATTCTGGACTTTTAATTAATAAAACTTTAACATTTTCCAGTTATAATGGTGAGGTTATATTATACAGAGATAATTTTCATACAATGTTTACAGTTACACTAAGAGGAAATTTAAATTTAATGAAATTGACCTTAACAGCTGAAGACAAATCAAAATTCTTCCCACTTGTAAATAACTCTGGAAAAACAATTATAGATAATTGTATTATTAAAAATATTGATGGGGGAGATAAATATAAATATAAATCATATCAAGCATTATCTTATCAGTATTATTCTAATCAAAGTGTAATTTACACTAGTAATGATTTATTTATTAATAATTCATTATTCACGGATTTAGAAGATATTGTTATTAGATCATACTTTTATACTGGAGATAATTATTTTAAACATTTTGACGTGAATATTGAAAATTCAGTATTTACTAATTGTAAAGGTTATGCTTGGGAAACTGTATGGGATAGCCAAACATATGCTGATAAATTGGATGTTGTATCTCCATCATTTATAATTAATGTAGGTGCAGAAAATGTTTTAATTAATAATTGTACTTTTAAAAACAATTTAGCATCTGTTATGCGTGTTAATGCCTCTAAATCATTTTTAGTAAATGCTTCTAAATTTATAAATAATAGAGGTTCTATTTATTCTTTAACAAATGGTGTGATGAATAATACATTGATAAGTGAAGATAATGGTCCAGTTTTAAGATTTGTAACTGGCCATACTCTTTCAATAATTAGAAATATGCAAAATGTTATTAATTCAAATTTCACTAAAAATAATGATGTTATTATAAATACATGGTATTCTTATTCAGATAATGTCTATTTGTATAATTGTTCTTTTTGGAATAATAGTAATAACCATGCTCAAGGTTATGGAAATACTAGTGGAAAAGGATTAATATTAAATGGTGGAAATATGACTGTAGATTACTGTACTTTTGAAAACAATTCAGTATTCTATGGTGGAGTGTTTTATAATGATGGAACAGCTATGGGTGCAGGTGGAATTTATTATTCTACATTAAACATTACTCGTTCAGTATTTTATAAAAATAATGCTGTTTTAGGTAAAGATATATTTCATAGAGGTGGTAATTTAGTTGTTTCTGATTGTTGGTGGGGATCTAACAGAGGACCAAATGATGCGAATATTTATAATGCTGCAGGTAGTGTTGAAGTTAAAAATTGGGTTATATTGACATTTGATATTCAGGATAATACATTAATTGCTAGTTTAAATAAAGTAACGGACAATAAAAGTAATATTTATAATATAAGTGGAAATTTACCTTCTAGAATAGCTATCTTTAACTCTTCAATGGTTAAAATAAATCCAAATGTTATTCCATTAATCAATAATCAAGCTAAAGTAAATATTTCATTTAATGGTGAAGATATTTCAGCTACAGTTAGTATAGATAATCAAACAATCAGTTTAATATTTTATAATAAAAACACTATAATTGATTTAAAAGATATTATTGTTTATGGTAAAGGAACTGCATATTCATTTGTTTTAAAAAGTGTAAATGGTTATGTTATATCTAATAAAACAGTTAATTTATTAATTTTAAACGGAACTGATGTTTATCAAAATCATACATTAATAACTAATAGTTTTGGTGTAGCTAGTTTAATTCTTAATTGTAGTATGGGTAATTATACTTTTAAAGCTAGTTATAAGGGTGATGATTACTTTAAACCTGTTCAGAATAGTGCTAATTTGGTTGTAATGCCTTATTATACTTCTGTATTTGTTAAAAGTAATCAAACATTTTATGGTAATGGTAATTTCTTATATATGTATCTTTATGATAATTTAGGTGATGCTGTTGTTAATCAAATAGTTTTATTTACTATAACTAGTTCAAATGGTATTGTTTATAAGAAGTATGCTCTTACTAATTGGGAAGGTCAAGCAGGATTCTACCTTAATTTATCTGGTGGAAATTATAATGTTAATGTAAGTTATTCTGGTGATAATTGGCATTATGGGTCTTCAAGTACTGGTTTATTTAATATATTATCTATTGGAACTAATGTAATCATTGAACAGTCTTTATTTAATGGTAGGGGTAATACTTTAACAGTATTACTTAGAGATAATAACTATAGGGTTTTATTTAATGAAACTTTATCTATTACTTTATCTGATGGTAAAATTGCACAAACATTTGATGTTACTACTAATGAAAATGGACGTGCAGGGATTATTGTTAATTTACTTCCGGGTAAATACAATGTTTATGTGAAATATGGTGGAGATAAGTTAAACTTTGCATCTTCTAGTGAAGGTGATTTAATTATTAATCCTGTTGGCACTCAAATTTCTGCAGATTCCGTTGTTATTTTTAATAGAACGGTTAATAATTATCTTGTTAAATTAACTGATATTTATGGACGTTTGCTTGTTAATGAGACTGTTGTTATTACATCAATTAGTCAAAGTACTGGGGTTAAACAGATATTTAAAGTTAAAACAAATGATGAAGGAATAGCTAATTTAACATGTAAGTTAGATATTGGTTATTATTTATTGAAAGTTAACTTTGAGGATAATGAATGGTATGGTGGCAGTAATTATGCAAGTACTTTAATTGTAGCTGATACTGTTAGTGATTTTAATCCATATGCTACTATTTTAGTTGCTAATGACTTTAATAAGTATTATAAGAATGCTACTCAATATGTTGTTCGTTTGCAGGATATTTATGGTAATCCTATTTCAGATATGGATGTTGTTATTTGTGTTAATGGTGTAAATTATAATAGAATAACCAACAGTTCTGGTGAGGCTAAATTAAATATTAATTTGTATCCTGGAATGTATTATGTAAGTACAAGTTTTGGAGGTTGTGGAAATTGGACTAAATCATTTGTTAATAGTTCAGTTACAGTTTTGTCTCAAATTATTTCACATGATTTAACTAAAATTTTAAGAAATGGAAGTCAATTTATTGTTAAATTTGTTGATAATGCTGGAAATCCTATTGGAGGCAAAACAATAGATATTTCTATTAATGGAATTGTTTATTCCCGTATTACTAATAGTTCTGGTGAGGCTAAATTAAATATTAATCTTAATCCTGGTAAATATGAGGTTATAACTTCTTGTGGTGATTTTGTTAATCATAATATGGTTAATGTTTTATCTAACATAGAAAGTGATGATCTTTCAATGTACTATAAAGATGGGTCTAAATTTAAAGTAGTTATCTATGATAGTGAAGGTAAAGTTAAACCTAATGCAACTGTTAAATTTACCATTAATGGTGTTTCTTATGTTAAAACTACTGATAATGATGGTATAGCGGCTTTAAGCATTAATTTAAATTCTAATATTTATACAATAACGACTGAATATAATGGTGTTGTTAATACTAATCAAATTTGGATTTATAATATGGCAGTTAATATAGGTGCTGTTAATGAAACAGTTGAAAGGGGCAATTCTTTTTGTGTAAAATTAAGTGATGTTAATGGAAATGTATTGTCTGGTGGACAAGTGACATTTAAAGTTAACGGAGTTTCATATATTAAACAGGTTAATGAAACAGGTTATGCAAAATTAAATATTAATCTTAACCCTGGAGTATATAAAATTATCACAGCATTTTCTATTAGAAACTATGAAGATAAACTAGTTTATAATACCTTAAATGTGACAAGTCATTAA
- a CDS encoding right-handed parallel beta-helix repeat-containing protein, which yields MRFNKCILLVIYAIIAIIVFTPLYAENSNNTIFTLPSDDVIVCDNVYTGNVITITDDNYGDYFDVYSGEMNPESNINDGDRIHIGNVTDKTFVINKQLEITTMHNGDIIKNGYIKLVKGSDGSSIHGLTIINDKVNYVVDGIPSIDLSGIGLFYTNNNYVYNNSVQLADSRGVFALPMGSSSNNKIYKNKFVSTLSTCVPMSECDNNLFYDNYFQSTAANVIYYNPWGHAGYSGSGKCFNNSFINNYMCSLNRNSPWVIGMSLLSNCNVNIVNNTIFNVRDGVSGLGVNSTINGNKFIGVSNLALSVSSANLTIENNSFSDTSMAIAILSSNITVKNNIIENSSIGIWVFGKNASLISNTISLVDGYYAVNVESENVLILNNNIKVSNFGEGIRVAENNVSIINNTIRTAVDSGIYILSSNNVISGNRISSNLYGVYIDAVSDLYYYTRGVLGVSYYAKIDQGKINHNNITNNIINSASYGVYLVGTVYNTTIINNNITTNAAVGIVENITDPFSNNIKDNVVNGVLLNYSGIVISDDNFNVYFDEKGCFKFEDINSIVLVITKLSNKDMLINQKMTLLNGGLVNILTNVTISLVTGSNGTLIKSLNFKNTDKNAIIINNVSDITLEDNNIMSVSQMKDIFGISLNLSNNTELIDNDVYITGENTLIQGILLNNSDNLTFVKNSVILEANKIAQGIIINLLNSSNLVNNTIHLQGNGVFDCVLINGSNNLNILGNNIIARSISNVISPLAISSSKDIVLDKNNISAIGDLVKSLNFSNTSNVVIESSFINLIGLSKTEVIFANDDLNNIEITNCVIYSNALGLISGNITLKENKYVIYDDNVETYFDSNGMFSNKLITQKDVLMFDNLKSKHYTLTFNQVVILTSYYKNSLIDATLNFNSKSSNSTIKNLNFDLVENVAFNLYFALNITIENNNINLVSSKDVSAIIITGESFNNLINNNTVKIRGNGTLTGITIYNYYDEYYGLSPKNNVISNNDIVINSNNDVIAIYNAMADNTIIRNNNIRIDARDHAYGVYNIYSQDFKVFMSTIWTTNTKIIHNIIEGNGSIVCLINSIEAKNTLVDNNTLIAIANGSYGYVGYKTSGDVLRYNDFTINGTGNNDLFISNVSQTGIYLSNSSSNALILENSIISNYAPGNDYAIYVEVNSSKISIVDNYLISDNWNRYADNAIYAPSATLTNNELYYVYVSPEGSDELGNGSINNPFKTIKHALNKVINKGIVYVLGGNYTEDYITISKTLTLKGLGKVIVDCKGSLFNITKSGSLKVFNIKFMNANATTGSTFYNLGKLYLENVSVINSTALTYGGAIVNYGELIIRNSTFSSNKAKNGGAITNYNKLDIKSSNFTNNSCYIKGSGGAIYNLEKATLSIEDCNFVNNKVDAEYLIEEDDFGVRLGSGGAIYNRGNLYIINSNFKSNRAFNYGGAILSASTQKHDLKVINSTFDKNTCFAGGGGAMYIVNANLDIANSSFTSNEIGENSGGALCISESEGKIYNSTFFKNSASFGGGAIQFWSSDITMDLCNITDNNAGKGGAISYYGQRIGNHVVGSLNIYNSTIYNNKGFDSGGAFYVRNLNMNVKNSNIYDNFGGDGKHTLSVEINYPTKPVNNIDLNGNWWGSNSGPGEDVWLNAQYYREWIKDKISWDVLNPNPNPNPNKPGSNTRPGQSNNNPIVGPSTGGLLNPGRPGQNGFGTGIGTGTGSGFGSGSGNGMGSGSGTNAGGSSGSHGGRFGSGSGFNGTAYSNQGTLGDLGSSSSSGAGGSEAGSPSSASSNNAIYELNKDVKKALSGYNIIYGIIFLIVIILLIIFGYKRNSKEEDE from the coding sequence ATGAGGTTTAATAAATGTATATTATTAGTAATATATGCAATTATAGCTATTATAGTATTCACACCATTATATGCTGAAAATAGTAATAATACTATATTTACGTTACCAAGTGATGATGTTATTGTATGTGATAATGTTTATACTGGTAATGTAATTACTATTACTGATGATAATTATGGTGATTATTTTGATGTTTATTCAGGTGAGATGAATCCCGAGTCTAATATCAATGATGGAGATAGAATACATATTGGTAATGTTACAGATAAAACATTTGTTATCAATAAACAACTAGAAATCACTACTATGCATAATGGTGATATTATTAAAAATGGTTATATTAAATTAGTTAAAGGTAGTGATGGTTCTAGTATTCATGGGTTAACTATTATTAATGATAAAGTAAATTATGTTGTAGATGGTATACCTAGTATTGATTTAAGTGGTATTGGTTTATTTTATACAAATAATAATTATGTATATAATAATTCTGTTCAATTAGCAGATAGTAGGGGAGTATTTGCACTTCCTATGGGTTCATCATCTAATAATAAGATATATAAAAATAAATTTGTAAGTACATTAAGTACTTGTGTGCCTATGAGTGAATGTGATAATAATCTATTTTATGATAATTATTTCCAATCAACTGCAGCTAATGTAATTTATTATAATCCGTGGGGTCATGCAGGTTATAGTGGTTCTGGTAAGTGTTTTAATAATTCATTTATCAATAATTACATGTGTTCTTTAAATAGGAACTCTCCTTGGGTTATTGGAATGTCTCTTTTAAGTAATTGTAATGTAAATATTGTAAACAACACTATTTTTAATGTTCGTGACGGTGTTAGTGGTTTAGGTGTTAATTCTACAATAAATGGAAATAAATTTATTGGTGTGTCTAATTTAGCTTTATCCGTAAGTAGTGCTAATTTAACTATTGAGAATAATTCATTTTCAGATACATCTATGGCTATAGCTATTTTAAGTAGCAATATAACTGTTAAAAATAATATAATCGAAAATTCTTCAATTGGAATTTGGGTATTTGGAAAAAATGCATCTTTAATATCTAATACTATTAGTTTAGTTGATGGATATTATGCAGTTAATGTTGAAAGTGAAAATGTTTTAATTTTAAATAATAATATTAAAGTGAGTAATTTTGGTGAAGGAATTAGAGTTGCTGAAAATAATGTATCTATAATAAATAATACTATAAGAACTGCTGTTGACTCTGGAATTTATATATTGTCTTCTAATAATGTTATTAGTGGAAATAGGATATCTTCTAATTTATATGGAGTTTATATTGATGCAGTATCTGATTTATATTATTATACTCGTGGTGTACTAGGTGTTTCTTATTATGCTAAAATTGATCAAGGTAAAATAAATCATAATAATATTACAAACAATATAATCAATTCAGCTTCTTACGGAGTTTATCTGGTAGGGACTGTGTATAATACAACTATTATAAATAATAATATTACTACAAATGCAGCTGTAGGTATTGTTGAGAATATTACTGATCCATTTTCAAATAATATTAAAGACAATGTTGTTAATGGTGTTCTTTTAAATTATAGTGGTATAGTTATCAGTGATGATAATTTTAATGTCTATTTTGATGAAAAAGGATGTTTTAAATTTGAAGATATTAATTCTATTGTTTTGGTAATTACAAAACTTTCTAATAAGGACATGTTGATTAATCAAAAAATGACTTTATTAAATGGAGGTTTAGTTAATATATTAACCAATGTTACTATTTCTTTAGTAACTGGATCAAATGGAACATTAATTAAATCATTGAATTTTAAAAACACAGATAAAAATGCGATTATCATAAATAATGTAAGTGATATAACTTTAGAAGACAATAATATAATGTCTGTTTCTCAAATGAAAGATATTTTTGGAATTTCTTTAAATTTATCAAATAATACTGAACTTATTGATAATGATGTATATATTACTGGTGAAAATACATTAATTCAAGGTATTTTACTTAATAATTCTGATAATCTTACATTTGTAAAAAATAGTGTGATTTTAGAAGCTAATAAAATAGCTCAGGGAATTATTATAAATTTATTAAATTCATCTAATTTAGTTAATAATACAATCCATCTTCAAGGAAATGGTGTTTTTGATTGTGTTTTAATTAATGGGTCTAATAATTTGAATATTTTAGGCAATAATATTATAGCTAGGTCTATTTCTAATGTTATTTCACCATTAGCAATTTCTAGTTCTAAAGATATTGTTTTGGATAAAAATAATATTAGTGCAATTGGTGATTTAGTAAAATCATTAAATTTCTCAAATACATCTAATGTTGTTATAGAATCTAGTTTTATTAACTTAATAGGATTAAGTAAAACAGAGGTGATTTTTGCAAATGATGATTTAAATAATATTGAAATAACTAATTGTGTAATTTATTCCAATGCTTTAGGTTTGATCAGTGGAAATATCACATTAAAAGAAAATAAATATGTAATCTATGATGATAATGTTGAAACTTACTTTGATTCAAATGGTATGTTTAGTAATAAGTTAATAACTCAAAAAGATGTGTTGATGTTTGATAATTTAAAATCAAAACATTATACTTTGACTTTTAATCAGGTGGTTATTTTAACTTCTTATTATAAGAATTCATTAATTGATGCAACTTTAAATTTCAATTCAAAATCAAGTAATTCAACTATTAAAAATTTAAACTTTGATTTAGTTGAAAATGTTGCATTTAATTTATATTTTGCATTAAATATTACTATTGAAAATAATAATATTAATTTAGTGTCTTCTAAAGATGTTTCAGCTATCATTATTACTGGAGAAAGTTTTAATAATTTAATTAACAACAATACTGTTAAAATAAGGGGTAATGGTACCCTAACTGGAATTACTATTTATAATTATTATGATGAATATTATGGTTTAAGTCCAAAAAATAATGTAATTTCAAATAATGATATTGTAATCAATTCAAATAATGATGTAATTGCTATTTATAATGCAATGGCTGATAATACAATTATTAGAAACAATAATATTAGAATAGATGCACGTGATCATGCTTATGGTGTTTATAATATTTATTCACAAGATTTCAAAGTATTCATGAGTACTATTTGGACTACAAACACAAAAATTATCCACAATATTATTGAAGGAAATGGATCTATTGTTTGTTTAATTAATTCAATTGAAGCTAAAAACACATTAGTTGATAATAATACATTAATAGCTATAGCTAATGGTTCTTATGGTTATGTAGGATATAAAACATCAGGGGATGTATTAAGATATAATGATTTTACAATAAATGGAACTGGAAATAATGATTTATTTATATCTAATGTAAGTCAAACTGGTATTTATTTATCAAATAGTTCTTCTAATGCATTGATTTTGGAAAATAGTATTATTTCTAATTATGCTCCTGGAAATGATTATGCAATTTATGTAGAGGTTAATTCTAGCAAAATTTCTATTGTTGATAATTATTTAATTAGTGATAATTGGAACAGATACGCTGATAATGCAATATATGCTCCATCAGCTACTTTAACTAATAATGAACTTTATTATGTTTATGTATCACCTGAAGGTAGTGATGAATTAGGTAATGGGTCTATTAATAATCCATTTAAAACAATAAAACATGCACTAAATAAGGTAATTAATAAAGGAATAGTTTATGTACTGGGAGGTAATTATACTGAAGATTATATTACAATTTCAAAAACACTTACTCTTAAAGGATTAGGTAAGGTTATAGTTGATTGTAAAGGTAGTTTATTTAATATTACTAAATCCGGTTCATTAAAAGTTTTTAATATTAAATTTATGAATGCAAATGCAACTACAGGTTCAACATTTTACAATTTAGGAAAACTATACTTAGAAAATGTTTCAGTAATCAATTCCACAGCTTTAACTTATGGTGGAGCTATTGTTAATTATGGTGAGTTAATTATAAGAAACTCTACATTTTCATCAAATAAAGCTAAAAATGGTGGAGCTATCACTAATTATAATAAATTAGATATTAAATCATCAAATTTTACTAATAATAGTTGTTATATTAAAGGCTCTGGAGGGGCTATTTATAATTTAGAAAAAGCTACTCTTAGTATTGAAGATTGTAATTTTGTAAATAATAAAGTTGATGCTGAATATCTTATTGAAGAAGATGATTTTGGTGTTCGTTTAGGATCTGGAGGAGCTATTTACAATCGTGGAAATTTATATATTATTAATTCAAATTTCAAATCTAATAGAGCATTTAATTATGGTGGAGCTATTTTAAGTGCATCTACTCAAAAACACGATCTTAAAGTAATCAATTCAACATTTGATAAAAATACCTGTTTTGCAGGTGGTGGAGGAGCTATGTATATTGTTAATGCAAATTTAGACATTGCTAATTCATCATTTACATCAAATGAAATTGGAGAAAATAGTGGTGGAGCTTTATGCATAAGTGAATCTGAAGGTAAAATTTATAATTCCACATTCTTTAAAAACTCTGCAAGTTTTGGTGGTGGTGCAATACAATTTTGGTCTTCTGATATAACTATGGATTTATGTAATATTACTGATAATAATGCTGGAAAAGGTGGTGCTATATCTTATTATGGTCAACGTATTGGAAATCATGTTGTAGGTTCTCTAAATATTTATAATTCAACAATTTATAATAATAAAGGATTTGATAGTGGTGGAGCATTTTATGTTAGAAATTTAAACATGAATGTTAAAAATTCTAATATTTATGATAACTTTGGAGGAGATGGTAAACATACTCTTTCAGTTGAAATAAATTATCCTACAAAACCAGTTAACAATATTGATTTAAATGGTAATTGGTGGGGTAGTAATAGTGGCCCTGGAGAAGATGTTTGGTTAAATGCACAATATTACAGGGAATGGATTAAAGATAAAATTTCATGGGATGTACTTAATCCGAATCCTAATCCTAATCCTAATAAACCTGGAAGCAATACAAGACCTGGTCAATCAAATAATAATCCAATTGTAGGTCCAAGTACTGGAGGATTATTAAACCCAGGGAGACCTGGACAAAATGGATTTGGAACGGGTATTGGAACAGGAACTGGAAGTGGTTTTGGTTCTGGATCTGGTAATGGTATGGGTTCTGGAAGTGGAACTAATGCTGGTGGAAGTTCCGGAAGTCATGGTGGAAGATTTGGTTCTGGTAGTGGATTTAATGGAACAGCCTATTCTAACCAAGGCACATTAGGTGATTTAGGTTCATCTTCAAGTTCTGGAGCTGGTGGGAGTGAAGCAGGATCTCCATCTTCAGCTTCATCAAATAATGCAATTTATGAACTTAATAAAGATGTTAAAAAAGCATTGTCTGGATATAATATAATTTATGGAATTATATTTTTAATAGTCATTATATTATTAATTATATTTGGATATAAACGTAATTCTAAAGAGGAGGATGAATAA